One Dioscorea cayenensis subsp. rotundata cultivar TDr96_F1 chromosome 19, TDr96_F1_v2_PseudoChromosome.rev07_lg8_w22 25.fasta, whole genome shotgun sequence genomic window, AATGGCATCCCCTACAAGAGGAACCTCACTTGCAGTAGTATCTGCAGAGGAGCCAGTCTCATCCTGAGAAGTAGCAACAGCTTGGTTGTCAACTTCAGCAGCTCCATCATCTTTCAGGACTTCATCTACCCCTGAACTTTCTGAAGTCAAAATTTCTTCAGCACTCTTTGGAATTTTATCACCTTGAACTATATTTGCAGAAGACTCACTCTCCCTTGAAATTGTGTCTGTTGAACTAACAGTATGAGCCTTGATGGTTTCACCTGCAGTAATATTGTTTGCACCATCTGTTACAGTGGCCTCTGAAGTAATTGCAGGCTCCAGCTCAATTTTCACTTCATTTTCTGGTATAGAAATCTCATCTAAAAGTGGACCTCCAGAGGGTTCAATTGAGGTTCCAGAGCTTTCGGTTTCTGGCAAAGCTTCAAGGACTGCAGTAGCACTCTCAGGCGAAATGCCTTCTGGTTCCTCATCCAGTACAGTAGGAACTGAATCCACCACAGAATCTTCCTCATGTGAAATGCTTTCAGGTTCCTCATCCTGCACAGTAGAAACTGAATCCACCACAGAAGCTTCCTCATGTGCAATGCTTTCAGGTTCCTCATCCTGCACAGTAGAAACTGAATCCACCACAGAAGCTTCCCCAGGTAGCTCTTTGGAAATAGTTTCATCTGCCTCCAGTCCAATGTGTGATCCAGTGGGAACATTAGGCTCATCAATATCACTTTTCTTCACAGAGTTCTCCACCTCGACTTTGTCAGGCTTTTCCCTTGACTTCATCTATTGACCCTCCTATCTGTTTTGAGATCTCTGAAGCTTTTTGAGTTTTCTCACGCTCATCCAAAAATGCAGCAATCTCCTTGTTCTTGCGGAAAGCCACCTGAAAAGGATTGGTTGCTACAACATCCTCCACTCCCAGATTAAGTTGTTCATTCAACAATTCCACATCTTGTTCTTTCTTCATTGTTAAAGTTACCTTTCCTCTTGAAATGCGTAAGACCCGTACACTGACTTCTTGACCAACCTGCAGAGATGTGTTCCCCAAAATACTGTCAAATCCTTCAGATTCCTCAGAGATAGGAAGGAAACCTTCCTCACTCTCTGGCAGTGATATAAATGCTCCTGACCTTGTTTGATTTTTCACAGTCCCATCTAGAACCTGTCCCTTGACAAACTTGGAGGTCTTCTGGATGTCAGCCCTCCTCTGATCAGTCCTTGAAGCATTTCTCTTGTTTGGTTTTGGTTTATCATCACTTCCACTAGTAGAGGCCTCCTTTCTCTGCTGTGATTTATTGGTATCACTGCCATCACGCATGGTGAGAGCTATCCGTCCATTTTCCATGTTTACTTCCACTATCCTAACTTTTACCTCTTGCCCAACGGAAACAATGGACCCAACATCCTTGACATATCCTTCGCTCATCCTAGAAACATGAACAAGGCCATCCGTAAAAGCGCCAAAGTCAATAAAAGCACCAAATGGCTGAATTGACCTCACTTTCCCCACAAAAGAAGCACCAGGAACTAGCTCTTCAGTCTTTACAGGTGGCATTTCACTCTTTCTTGCAGGTCTCGTTCTCTTGTCTCTCACCTTAGAGGTAGCAACAGCACTTCCTTGAGCAGGATCATTCGGTCCAACAGAGACTGCAGGAGTTTCTGTGACTTCCTCAGCCTCTTCTGGTGCAGAGGAATTAGAGTCCTCAACAGTTACATTGGTTCCAACAGCCGCAAAAATATGGTTTCTTGATCCTTGCTTCAAGTGATAGCTTTTTCCATAAATCCGAAATAGCTGTAAAGATGATTGGGGCAGGAGGCACCTACGAGAGAGGGATGCAACCCTTGTGTGCTTTCCAGTAAGACAACATCTTGACAGTTGAATCTCTTTCCAAGGAACAACCGTGGTCCTAGGAAGCACACTGATATTGCCTGCAGAACAATGTATTATAGGGGTCATGATGGATGTAGTCTGCTGAACCACTAAGTATATCTGCAATCAGTAGCTCCACATTCTCCTTCCCTCGTCTGTccagaaaagaaaatttgaccAGTTATAAGAATAGACTTTTGCTATTTGGCCATGAAAAACATATGGATAAAAGGTAGACATATCTAAATCATCCAATCAAATTTCATACCATGAATGAAATGATATCCATTACTTAAAACAAAGCTGAAATATAATCACAAATGATAAAATGaaccaagaaattaaaaaattcacatCAATAGAGAATTCAACGTAAGAACATATAGAAAGGAGTTACCACATATAAATGCAAATCTACTATACCATGTACAATCTAAAGGCACCCCTAATCTTACCTTGTTATACGCTGTTTAGATTGAACACCTTTTATTAGCGAAAATGTTACATTTACTCATGactattgtattttgcttcgATCTCATTGACATAAATAATTCCCTAAGGgcgctaatatatatatatatatatatatacatataatataacaGTTAGCAAATCAATTACTCTTCTTGTTGTCTCATCAACAAACACTGTCTCAGACTTTACACCACTATAATGTCTTGCCTGGAAAATAAACAACTAGCCAAAGTTTATGAGACAGAATAAGCTATAATATAGATTAATCACAATTGAAAGTTAGAGATTCTGCCATCTTCTGGAATAATTAAATCTCAATGCAAGCAAATTGAGAGCCATACCAGCTGTAAGTCAAACTTACAGAAAAGTggtaaaaatttaaacaaaatccCCTTTAATTTTGAAgtatatgcaaaaaaatattccacaagaaaatctctcTTTCTGTAATGAATCTCAGCAAGAAAGCCAGGTTTTCTGCGTAGTTTGAATCTACAGCTGCTATCAacacacacataaaaaaaatgcagAAGTTACATTCTCACAGAAACCTTGTGAACTTCCAACCAATAACAAATAATGGGCTTGGATAATGTACAACAACAACCACTAGGAAACAAAATGATCCAAACACTTAACCATGTACAAAACATTCAAAGCTTTATACAAATCAATAAATTCCCTCTTAGAGAGAGGGATGATTACTATTGAAATTTATCTCTTTATAGACAAGTGCACAAAAACAAAGGCTTTAGAAAAGTTTTTTCACTCCATTATTTGATAACATATCAGTACCAAATAAAGCATAAGGATGACAAATTCTTTATCATAGTTTGACATCACTCATACAAAAAGCTGCAATTTCATCAAATCACAAAAAGAAACTTACACAAAACGAAGAAGACACTGAGACTTGATTATAATATACAACATAAAACAGAGAAACTACTACCTGAGAATACACATACacaaaattcaaacttcaagTTATCTCCTAAATTTCCTCCACATTCAATAAAAGAGCACAcacaaactcaagaaaacaatcaaatcaAGACAAACTACTTCAGCAAGCAAACATCGagcaaaaatcataaatttttaataaaaataaaaaaaaggaaaaactccACATTCACTAGTCTTCACATAATAAACAGTTCCATACCAAAACACTTCTCCCCTTAATTTCTaacaaaaagatcaaaataaatCCACATGAATGACAAGATTTGGTTGGAATCAAGCAGAAAGCGAGAcaaggaacaaaaaaaaagcacCTTTAGGGGCCAGAGAAGGAGAAGAGCGAGCACTCCTTGAGAGACACCGAGAGAGAGCGAGAGTGCGCGGTGAGCCGGAGAAGGAGAGCCGGGAGAGTAGTTTAtctcttgtttatatatatatatatatatatatatatccttatcTTTTACAGAGTGTGGTGTGGAGGCGATGGTTGTATAAATGGAtgatgtgagagagagagagagagaggatggtAAGGATTCAAGACTTGAAGAAATTGtgtttattttcctatttttttgattaatattactctgtggttttttaattattattattattattttttttgtcatatatgttggtaaaaataataaattataagataTTAACACAACCAcgtaatttttaagaaaaataaagtatttagataattaGTCCCAaacccaatttttttctttcttataagTGGGAGTGGGTTTAACTCTGGTAAATTTTGTTGCTTAAACTagggatttttttatatttatatcttattttttttttttcagtttatcAAACTATaaacttttcttattttaaagtttaaacttctatttaaaactattacttaattttaattttgttttattatagaTACCAAAAATTCTATATGACACTATCTACCCAACTATCAATTCCATCTCATTTgttgtaaaaatttttcaaaatcaaataataaaaaataaaccgcATGTTCTCAAGTGAAGTTTGaacctcaaaattaaaaatgctcACAGATTTAAtaccctaaaaaaaatttacccgctTTTATACATATCAACGCACGAGATAACTTTCATCCATGTTTCTCCAAGGTTGAGAATAAAAcccttcatttaaaaaaattgaaacgaAAAAAACAGAGACTCTGAAATCCAAAATACTTGGCACACACAAACAGGGATTAACTTCAGGTAAGAGAAAggcaaaaaaagttaaaaacacatagataggaatttccaCAAAGCAGAAGTTTAGCTCCGAGTATGCACAGAAATCTTGAGCATGACAATATAAGATGAAAGAAGTCtgaacacaaaaaaacaattaCATGGTATATTGCACCCATGTCCTCACAAAATCTACCAGTCTCGATGACGATCCCTATCCCTACCATATTCCCGGCCTCCGTCATAATCATGAACTCGATCTCGATCTCTGTCTCTCCCCCTCTCCCGTTCTCTGCTCCGGCTCACGGGCGCCTCTCCCTATCATAAGCATGCCCATCTCTATCTCGGTTCTTGCTGCCCTCCCTGTGATTTCTTCCTTGGTCATTGCTTCGCTCTCTACCTCGTCTTTCTGTGAACAACACAACAATACCATGAGCTTGCATCAATCTTTCCCTTTTAACAGTTTCCTTCTTGAGAGTTAGAACAATTGAGAGCAGAAACATTTAAGTAGGAATAGTACCTAAGTCTTCAACTTCCCATCCAGCACGCCCTGAACCAGGAAGGGATTGTCCAGTTTCAGTTTGTTGTGCTTTTGCACGGAATTTCTTTTTTAGGTTGCCAAATTCATCATACATCTCCCCATCATCCTGACATTGGACAAAGAAAAATCAGACACGAATGAACTGCCAAACAGTTCATAGAAAGTTCATTGTGCAACCAACCTCTTCAGCCTCCTTTCTTCGcctttttgtttcttcaatttcttcctcATCAAGTTCTTTATAGCCTCCAGCACGACCTCCtctaaaaaatagaagatacaACTCATAGGTAAGTTATCTGTATTATGACCTAAGTAATAATATGCAAAACATAAATTTGTCTAGACAATATTAGTCAAGAACGCAACAAAATTTGATGACAGCAATGCAACACGCAGCATTGCCCAAGAAGAGTGACAAACTGAAAATATCAAACATGAAAAGTTGGAGAAACCAATCAATTGTTAATACTGCTAAAAAgacaaatcaaaatatataactaattaaagAGTTATGCACAGTCAATCAGCTGAAGTAATAATTTCTGGATTCTCCTACTAAAGCATAATATGGATATAAATGTAATAATTATGAGCCatgttaagaaaaaaattgatgaccATGGCAGGTCATGTCTTCAATATATtgatgataaattttatttagcaTCAAGCCAATTGCAAGCAgggacaaaaatataaaaaaaaaaggcaatcaTGAAATGTCCAACCATATTGCAAATGACAAACTGGAAAGACTAAGTACTTCGCAGCCATTTTATAACTTCATAAATTACCTCACGCCACCCTCATTGTGGCCTGGCTTATTGGTGTTACAAATATTGCACTTTGTGCGCTTTGCCCAGTTGATATTGCCACACCTGCAAAAGGA contains:
- the LOC120249876 gene encoding polyprotein of EF-Ts, chloroplastic-like, with amino-acid sequence MTPIIHCSAGNISVLPRTTVVPWKEIQLSRCCLTGKHTRVASLSRRCLLPQSSLQLFRIYGKSYHLKQGSRNHIFAAVGTNVTVEDSNSSAPEEAEEVTETPAVSVGPNDPAQGSAVATSKVRDKRTRPARKSEMPPVKTEELVPGASFVGKVRSIQPFGAFIDFGAFTDGLVHVSRMSEGYVKDVGSIVSVGQEVKVRIVEVNMENGRIALTMRDGSDTNKSQQRKEASTSGSDDKPKPNKRNASRTDQRRADIQKTSKFVKGQVLDGTVKNQTRSGAFISLPESEEGFLPISEESEGFDSILGNTSLQVGQEVSVRVLRISRGKVTLTMKKEQDVELLNEQLNLGVEDVVATNPFQVAFRKNKEIAAFLDEREKTQKASEISKQIGGSIDEVKGKA